A genomic region of Eucalyptus grandis isolate ANBG69807.140 chromosome 5, ASM1654582v1, whole genome shotgun sequence contains the following coding sequences:
- the LOC104445915 gene encoding O-glucosyltransferase rumi homolog, which yields MGEGKDGRGANLKDCSRVASTTKTWRISCTVLLFLLVFLLSAVFISWMDNSTSGLLILKTTITGSREDSSRNFTYPLNCSATASMPQTCPGNYPTKHQTENSYAEACPEYFRWIHEDLRPWKGAGITREILESSKEHAHFRLVILNGKAYVEKYRNSFQTRDVFTIWGILQLLRLYPGKVPDLELMFNCADYPVIPKRDYEGSKAATVPPLFHYCGLNTTMDIIFPDWSFWGWPEVNIRPWEGTLGAIEEKAGKTRWKDKVPFAYWKGNPVVAQTRLDLMKCNGTTEIDWKARLYTQDWRQATAEGFKDSNLEDQCTHRYKIYVEGSAWSVSEKYILACDAVTLMITPEYYDHFTRGMVPMEHYWPIRPDQKCRDIKFAVEWGNNHTEEAQRIGESGSRFISESLKMKYVYDFMFHLLNEYAKLLKFDVEVPPGAVELCSELMACPAGGLIRKFMTESVVESPSNTLPCSLPPPYEALELKAFMERKESVTRQVEKWESEFWQNLEKKPQT from the exons TCTACTTCAGGTCTTTTGATTCTCAAGACTACTATAACGGGAAGCCGTGAAGATTCCTCCCGGAATTTCACGTACCCGCTCAACTGCAGCGCCACCGCCAGCATGCCGCAGACATGCCCGGGGAATTATCCTACAAAACATCAGACCGAGAACTCATACGCCGAGGCATGTCCGGAGTACTTTCGGTGGATCCACGAGGATCTTCGGCCCTGGAAGGGTGCGGGAATCACGAGGGAAATTCTTGAAAGCAGCAAAGAGCACGCGCACTTCAGATTGGTGATCCTTAACGGAAAGGCCTATGTAGAGAAGTACAGGAACTCGTTCCAGACGAGGGACGTGTTCACGATTTGGGGGATCTTGCAGCTCCTAAGGTTGTACCCCGGTAAGGTGCCGGATTTAGAGCTCATGTTCAATTGCGCAGACTATCCAGTGATCCCGAAACGAGACTACGAAGGCTCAAAAGCTGCGACCGTCCCGCCATTATTTCACTATTGCGGACTCAATACGACCATGGACATCATATTTCCAGATTGGTCCTTCTGGGGCTG GCCTGAAGTAAACATAAGGCCATGGGAAGGCACTTTAGGAGCCATAGAAGAGAAAGCAGGGAAGACTAGATGGAAGGACAAAGTGCCCTTCGCTTACTGGAAAGGCAACCCTGTGGTGGCCCAAACCAGGCTTGATCTCATGAAATGCAATGGCACTACTGAAATTGATTGGAAAGCTCGCTTGTATACCCAG GATTGGCGTCAAGCGACGGCAGAGGGATTCAAGGACTCGAATCTAGAAGATCAATGCACCCACAG GTACAAGATTTACGTAGAAGGAAGTGCTTGGTCCGTGAGCGAGAAGTACATTTTGGCATGCGATGCCGTGACGCTGATGATAACTCCAGAGTACTATGACCACTTCACGAGAGGGATGGTACCGATGGAGCATTACTGGCCGATTAGGCCAGATCAGAAGTGCAGAGATATCAAGTTCGCCGTCGAATGGGGAAACAATCACACCGAGGAG GCGCAGAGGATCGGCGAGAGCGGGAGCAGATTTATCTCCGAGAGTCTTAAAATGAAGTACGTATACGACTTCATGTTTCATCTGCTCAACGAGTATGCAAAGCTCCTGAAGTTTGACGTCGAAGTCCCCCCGGGAGCGGTCGAGCTGTGCTCGGAACTGATGGCGTGCCCGGCCGGTGGGTTGATCAGGAAGTTCATGACTGAATCGGTGGTGGAGTCCCCTAGCAACACCCTCCCATGCTCGCTGCCGCCACCTTATGAAGCCCTGGAGCTCAAAGCTTTCATGGAGCGAAAAGAGAGTGTCACTAGGCAAGTGGAGAAGTGGGAGTCTGAGTTCTGGCAGAATCTTGAGAAGAAACCGCAGACGTGA